In Candidatus Thermoplasmatota archaeon, the DNA window GTAACTATCTGTTAAATACATATTATGGCAAACAGATTAGAAATAGGCCAATCTGATGGCATGTTAAAGCTCGCCTCCGTATATATACTATATACCGAGGTGAAAAAAAATGCTGTACGCAGGATTGGATTTGCATAAAAACTTCTCTCAAGTCATAATATGTAGAGAAGACGGGTGTAAAGTAAAAGATGGAAGAATTTGTAGTACAAGAGAAGAAATAAGTAAGTTCTTCTCTGGTTTTAAAGAGCCACTTAAAATAGCAATAGAAGCAACTACTGCTTGCGAGTGGGTATTTGATCTCTTAGAAGAGCAAGGCTATGAGGTGGTTCTCGCACACCCATTAAAGACAAGATGGATTGCAGAATCCAAGATAAAGACAGATAAAATAGATGCAAAAATTCTAGCTCATTTACTAAGGACCGATCTTTTACCTACAGCCTATATGCCAGCAAAAGAGATCAGAGACCTAAGATGGCTGGTAAGAAGAAGGATATTCTTAGGAAGATTTAGTGGTAAACTGAAGAACAGGATTTATGCAGAACTTATTAGAAGAGGTATAAAGTACGAAGTAAAGAAAATTTTCGCACGTAAATACAAAAGCTGGCTGCAAATTCTAAACATACCTGCCATAAACTCATATCTCTCAATGCTAGAATCTATTGAGGAACAGATAAAGAAATTAGATTGGGAAATAAGAGAGGCAGGCAAGAAGTATGAAGAAGTGAGAATAATAGACTCAATCCCAGGTATAGGGCCGTATGGAGCTTTAATTATATTCTCGGTTATCGGGCAAATTGAAAGATTTCGTGATGAGGAAAAATTATTCTCCTATGGCGGACTTGTATCCTCTGTAAGCCAGTCTGGTGATAGCAGATACTATGGTAGAATAACAAAGCAAGGCTCAAACGAGCTTCGCTGGATGTTAGTAGAAGCTGCTAGAGCGCATATAAACTGGGCGATAGCAAATGGTATAGAAACTAAAATTTCTAGGTACTACTGGAAATTACGTAGAAAAAAGTCAGAAAATAAAGCAATAATGGGGGCTACAAGAAAAATGCTCCAAGCAATATATTGGATGCTGAAAAATAAAGAAGAATATAGAAGTTAGATATGCAACCTTCAGCTGAAACATGCGGCTTTAGACCGCCTC includes these proteins:
- a CDS encoding IS110 family transposase codes for the protein MLYAGLDLHKNFSQVIICREDGCKVKDGRICSTREEISKFFSGFKEPLKIAIEATTACEWVFDLLEEQGYEVVLAHPLKTRWIAESKIKTDKIDAKILAHLLRTDLLPTAYMPAKEIRDLRWLVRRRIFLGRFSGKLKNRIYAELIRRGIKYEVKKIFARKYKSWLQILNIPAINSYLSMLESIEEQIKKLDWEIREAGKKYEEVRIIDSIPGIGPYGALIIFSVIGQIERFRDEEKLFSYGGLVSSVSQSGDSRYYGRITKQGSNELRWMLVEAARAHINWAIANGIETKISRYYWKLRRKKSENKAIMGATRKMLQAIYWMLKNKEEYRS